A stretch of the Streptomyces sp. WMMB303 genome encodes the following:
- a CDS encoding MFS transporter, with the protein MRAAESERWIVPVLAFGGISVAVMQTLIVPIVARLPALLDTSTSNASWVITSTLLAGAVATPIMGRLGDLYGKRRIVLLSLGLMVLGSLVCGLTSALVPMVAGRAVQGFAMGAIPLGIGIMRDALPPERLGSAMAFMSSSLGVGGALGMPLAAYVAQYTDWHMLFFGSAGIGALAMLLVALLVPESPLRAPGRFDVLGALGLAAGLVTLLLPISKGGDWGWSSPTVLGLFASSAVLFAGWGMLELRTADPLVDLRTTARRQVLLTNLASIMVGLAFYALTLVLPQLLQLPAATGYGLGQSMVVSGLCVAPMGLAMMAVSSLSARLSRARGPKVSLMTGLVVLAASYLLGTQLMAAVWQTVVLSVLIGVGIGIAYSAMPALILGAVDPSESGAANGLNTLMRSIGTSTSSAVVGVVLARMSIPLGPTRVPDLDGFRTAFLIAAGAALLGLGIAAFLPSSTGAERRTEAVPVPGRGPGPEVALARDAESPAGLRRP; encoded by the coding sequence ATACGGGCGGCGGAGAGCGAGCGCTGGATCGTCCCCGTACTGGCGTTCGGTGGAATCTCCGTCGCCGTCATGCAGACACTGATCGTCCCGATCGTCGCACGGCTGCCCGCCCTGCTGGACACCTCCACCTCCAACGCCTCCTGGGTGATCACCTCGACGCTGCTCGCGGGCGCGGTCGCCACGCCCATCATGGGCAGGCTCGGGGACCTGTACGGGAAGCGCCGGATCGTGCTGCTGAGCCTGGGCCTGATGGTCCTGGGCTCGCTGGTGTGCGGCCTCACCTCGGCACTGGTACCGATGGTCGCCGGGCGGGCCGTGCAAGGGTTCGCGATGGGGGCCATCCCGCTGGGCATCGGCATCATGCGGGACGCGCTGCCGCCCGAACGGCTGGGCTCGGCGATGGCGTTCATGAGCTCCTCGCTCGGCGTGGGCGGCGCGCTGGGTATGCCGCTGGCCGCCTACGTGGCGCAGTACACCGACTGGCACATGCTCTTCTTCGGCTCCGCCGGGATCGGCGCGCTGGCCATGCTGCTCGTCGCGCTGCTGGTACCCGAGTCCCCGCTGCGGGCCCCGGGCCGCTTCGACGTGCTGGGAGCCCTGGGGCTGGCGGCCGGGCTGGTGACACTGCTGCTGCCCATCTCCAAGGGCGGCGACTGGGGCTGGTCCAGCCCGACGGTGCTGGGGCTGTTCGCCTCGTCCGCCGTGCTCTTCGCCGGATGGGGGATGCTGGAGCTGCGGACCGCGGATCCCCTGGTGGACCTGCGGACCACCGCCCGCCGTCAAGTACTGCTGACCAACCTCGCCTCCATCATGGTCGGCCTCGCCTTCTACGCGCTCACCCTCGTCCTGCCCCAGCTCCTGCAACTCCCCGCCGCCACCGGCTACGGGCTGGGGCAGTCCATGGTCGTCTCCGGGCTGTGCGTGGCTCCCATGGGCCTCGCGATGATGGCGGTCTCCTCGCTGTCCGCGCGGCTCTCCAGGGCGCGCGGGCCCAAGGTGTCGCTGATGACCGGGCTGGTCGTGCTGGCCGCCTCCTATCTGCTGGGGACGCAGCTGATGGCCGCCGTGTGGCAGACGGTCGTGCTGTCCGTGCTGATCGGCGTGGGCATCGGCATCGCCTACTCCGCGATGCCGGCACTCATTCTCGGCGCCGTCGACCCGTCCGAGTCCGGCGCCGCCAACGGGCTGAACACTCTGATGCGGTCGATCGGGACCTCGACCTCCAGCGCGGTCGTCGGCGTCGTCCTCGCCCGGATGTCGATCCCCCTGGGCCCCACCCGGGTGCCCGACCTGGACGGCTTCCGCACGGCGTTCCTCATCGCGGCGGGCGCCGCGCTGCTGGGGCTGGGGATCGCGGCGTTCCTCCCCTCGTCGACCGGCGCCGAGCGGCGCACGGAGGCGGTGCCCGTGCCGGGCAGGGGCCCCGGTCCGGAGGTGGCTCTCGCCCGGGATGCCGAGAGCCCCGCGGGCCTGCGACGGCCGTGA